In the Glycine max cultivar Williams 82 chromosome 6, Glycine_max_v4.0, whole genome shotgun sequence genome, gcaatgaagaatttgctagcggttgacttctaagagaaaAGAATGTCGTGCTTTGTTGTTTAGACAAGGATACAACGATTacgttataccttgatgcaatgacatgtcCCATGttcgttatatccatccacttatccgTAGTTAcctgaatgaaacaaatatacacgccaaacttaatttcaaagtaaagtcttaaaaataaaatacataaattacataccttggttaacctatcaacaagtagtgacatccttaattcctcaaatctctccATGCCACCAAAGAGCTTGATATAGTCTTCAAAGAATttggcaagttctttaagcagatGGTTGCGGACCACCGACCAAGAGTCttgacccatacctaataaaccgACAACcaaccgatatccacagttaccatcaACTTTAACATCAACAATCTTATCAATGAAGTCATGCGTAAATGGCTGAAACTGGTCCAACATGGGCATCATCATTGTTCGATTCGGTTGCTCAGAGGATGATGCAGTACGCCTCACCGACAAATTGCTATTTTGCATAGATTCAAAGGCAtctacatactcccagtaagatggaTTGCGCTTTGTTGACCTTGGGTTTCTGCTCATAGCTTTCTTCGGTGCCCCCTTTGTGTTAACCTttgctggaggaggacacatcgaATTCTGATCAAGGTATGCAATTTCCCAAAGTTTAGTCTTCAGAGTAAACTagccacaaacatcaagttcttcgAATCTTTTGGATATTGTTTCCATTACTTCCTTGATGCTCACCtcgggctcagataacccttggtctgaaaaactgagtctcctccagaacatatggattgaatccagtgggatgcaaccactaacatatttggatagctcacaaGCACAAGAAAGACCAAGCATGGTTCTCACCATGCAACCACGACTTGAGGGATTCTTGCTAGCATAGTCAACACGCTCTAATTCagcagcaatctgatttaaagcataccttgaaaccattccaagaagcctccgtataaggtttttttgaacacatgtccaacgacatgtgtacttgtttcaaataATGCTTTAATCTCCGTGTGCTGCAACgtaatcatgttgttcatggcatcccacacACTGCATAAGTCTCCAATGCTATTTTGTAACAGTCTTTTTAAAGACGagtgagcagattcaaccctatatttcaaatacacaaataaaaataaacatatacaataatacaattCCATAAATTCGTCAACGTTAATAGAAATAGTTGAACAGTTTcgtacctgtttgttgttgtgtttcctaagtgcatcaccttattagtCTAGGcggaaacaaatttttccttgtgtggtattatccatgtttccttcacatagtcaacaaacattggccaaggtgTGCAAGCCATTTTGAACTTCTTCAGACATTCATCAAACTGTTGTTCTGAAGGACAATCAGTCAGACATCCCCAGCAatccatgacataatcccaagcatttttttgcacaattagtgatttacatttggccttcacattcttgtttatgtgaaagctgcacaacaaatttgtgcATTTAGGGAATACATCATTCACTACATTCATCAATGTttggtctctgtcagtgacaataactccagggaggGTCATCCCAGTcggtgtcaccccaacaaaattGAGCAGTGAGAGTCTGTAccggtttgttttgtaggtgttgtctatcaaaaacaccaaattacatgtgttgactaacttcactgcattagggtgacaccaaaagatatcacgaaCCACGTCTTCATCCTTTATTCTGTGCCAATGAGTATATTGATCatgttcaagaagcttcatcagatgttgcatttcaagatcacttcctcttatggaagaacagAATGCACTTCTTGaattgtatatctatttaatggtCGTACAGCTATtgacattgtgttccttcagagttagcagaatgtttcttggcttcaccatgacttcgtcatatcaacaataagtgttttttcagctttagtcaatcatcccacatatggatgtccaactaatgacttggccaattcatgattatgcactccacaaatcaacttcaccatccatcaTTCTCCTTCAACCACTGGCTTGcaacgaagcttgaagggacacccacatttcctagtcccagtatctcttctgataaattcttttttcctacacctatactcgccactcctttcacaactAATTAACACAAACGTagtccttcctctactacctGTGTTTGTGTCCGACCTTAAAATCACCgccacaaatccattttcatgagcAACGGATCGAGCCCACCGCAAAACATCTTCTCAGCACTCAAACACCTACAAAGCAATccacataatttaagttttctaccaatattcattttattaaatctgtGACAAGATTAACATTATAACCTGAGACGTATTGAACGCatccgaacaatcaacatgtggttcattcgcaCCACatgcttcttcattttcataattCATATCCGTTTGTTCAGACATTATTTCATACATCCACTCATCTTCGTCCATCTAACCAACGCAAACAAAAAATGgccatacaaaaaaaattaataatttaaaaaaaatggaaactgAATTCAAAAAACATCACACTTTAAgacacttacggatcaagttgatccgtaagtaaTTCGTACGTCCGTGACACAGCCACCACCTTCTGCGTACCTCGTTTGCCGCCGCCAACCACCGCAATGCACCTTCACCTTTACTAATCGTTCACAACGAACCCGAGATAATGCCGCCCGAAAAccacaaaaacagagaaaaacaGCGAACAAAAATGACAGCTGTGAAgcgcaggaaaaaaaaagaagcttttataaggaaaaaaaaaacccaaggACATTTTTGGCATTTAAaattttgctgggtgcacctagcagccctcttaaaaaaaaaaaaactccaacaTTACTGCAAATATGATTTTAGTGCATGCAATCGCGTTTCTTGTCGATGAATCGTGAACTGTTTTTGAGtcaaatttttttcaatcagATATGTGATCTGTTCATGTTGTCCTATATTCTTGTTATGcattagggtttttttttcagATCATTGATAACCGTTAGTTTCCTTctcttttctgttatttttacaaaaaaataaatatttttaattcttaatccAGTTTGCCAGGGTTCTTACTGAAGAACGGATCATCTGACCAGACAATCCCCCTATGCACTGCAACGACGATCGAGAAAAAGGTGGGTTCATCCGTATGAAGAACTGAGAACGAATCACCATTGTGGATGCTCTTAGGAGACATACTGACACTTATGTCTTTAGTTTTGGTACTCGTGGAACACGGGGAAGAAAAACATTTTGTTTAGGCTGTGTTTGGTTCAACCGACAGAATAAAGTCACCAAAGATAGAAATAAGCTGAGTGACTTTGGTTCGATCGAGTTttaagagaaacaatataccaaTTGTGGGGCCTAGGGTTAAAATTTACGTCTTTGTGTATTGGGTGGTAGAAGCTTAAAATTTTGAGCATAAAGTCAATTGTAACCCTGTCTAAATCTTTGATTCATTATGGCaacaaaaaactcatttttttgtgaaaagCTTTGCTGTACGGACACACGAAAGTTCTCGTTGTTGAGTTGCACATTCTTTGGAAGTTATCAATAACCAATTTTTATGATCCGATAATCAATTATTGGAGTTCAACAGCACCCAACCACtgtcaatatatataattgattgttGATAGTACAcaatcgattttgtttgaaacaGAAATGTAAGATACCACTTCGTTGCATGTCATGAAGTTCCTTACTCAATTTCATTCATTTCCAAAAACAAAATCGACtagtttaattaaaacaatctgattttttatgcaaaaataattaatttttggtgTTATGAAATCGATTTTATTTGGTTGACAACCTTCTCACATGAGgacaaaatgatatttttgtgtCTCCATTTAATCCTTTCCTCCCTATTTCATATATTTCAAACAACTTTACAATATTATTTCTCATCTATTTCTCTTAAACCAAACGGCacatatattttcattatattttatttctcccttttcaaattatctctcctccattttcttctatCATATTTCTGTCTTTAAAATCAAACACCGTCTTAGTTTAGAAAATATAGATAAGGt is a window encoding:
- the LOC102662988 gene encoding uncharacterized protein, translated to MCPPPAKVNTKGAPKKAMSRNPRSTKRNPSYWEYVDAFESMQNSNLSVRRTASSSEQPNRTMMMPMLDQFQPFTHDFIDKIVDVKVDGNCGYRLVVGLLGMGQDSWSVVRNHLLKELAKFFEDYIKLFGGMERFEELRM